From a single Phacochoerus africanus isolate WHEZ1 chromosome 11, ROS_Pafr_v1, whole genome shotgun sequence genomic region:
- the IZUMO1R gene encoding sperm-egg fusion protein Juno, with the protein MGWWWQLLLGLWAVLPTWAGPELLNICMNTKPHKPEPSPEDKLYEECIPWKHNACCTADTSWEAHLDVALLYNFSLVHCGLMMPGCQKHFLQAICFYECSPNLGPWIQQVRGAGWEMDRHGQAERILDVPLCQEDCEEWWADCRTSYTCKSNWLGGWTWSRGKHRCPARALCHPFPHYFPTPADLCEKIWSHSFKASPERRDSGRCLQKWFEPTRINPNTAVARLFASPAPSWALSYRLMAFALSLSLSLLS; encoded by the exons atggggtggtggtggcagctcctgctggggctgtgggcgGTCCTGCCCACGTGGGCCGGGCCCGAGCTGCTCAACATCTGCATGAACACCAAGCCCCACAAGCCAGAGCCCAGCCCGGAGGACAAACTCTATGAGGAG TGTATCCCCTGGAAGCACAATGCCTGCTGCACGGCTGACACCAGCTGGGAGGCCCACCTGGATGTGGCCCTGCTCTACAACTTCAGCTTGGTCCACTGTGGATTAATGATGCCGGGCTGCCAGAAGCACTTCCTCCAGGCCATCTGCTTCTACGAGTGCTCCCCCAACCTGGGGCCTTGGATCCAGCAGGTGCgaggggcaggctggg AGATGGACCGGCACGGGCAGGCAGAGCGGATTCTGGACGTGCCCCTCTGCCAGGAGGACTGTGAGGAGTGGTGGGCTGACTGCCGCACATCCTACACCTGCAAATCCAACTGGCTCGGAGGCTGGACCTGGAGTCGGG GGAAGCACCGCTGCCCGGCGAGGGCCCTCTGCCACCCTTTCCCGCATTACTTCCCCACCCCCGCCGACCTGTGCGAGAAGATCTGGAGCCACTCCTTCAAGGCGAGCCCGGAGCGCCGGGACAGTGGGCGGTGTCTGCAAAAGTGGTTCGAGCCCACCCGGATCAACCCCAACACGGCTGTGGCCCGCCTCTTCGCCAGCCCTGCCCCGTCCTGGGCACTCTCCTACAGGCTCATGGCCTTCgctctgtccctgtccctgtccctcctCTCCTGA